A genomic segment from Bacillus cereus G9842 encodes:
- the murQ gene encoding N-acetylmuramic acid 6-phosphate etherase — protein MLENLSTEHRNEKTMNLDEMSIKEVLQSMNEEDRTVALAVEKEIEQIEKVVQTVIKSFEEEGRLIYIGAGTSGRLGILDAVECPPTFGTDDKMVQGYIAGGLKAFTKAVEGAEDREELAEEDLKSIGLNEKDTVIGIAASGRTPYVIGGLKYAQSVGASTASISCNKNAEISKYAKLNVEVETGAEILTGSTRLKAGTAQKLVLNMISTASMIGVGKVYKNLMVDVQSTNEKLVERSKRIIMEATGASYEVAAEYYEKAERNVKAAIVMVLLQCEYGEALEKLKYAKGFVKKAL, from the coding sequence ATGTTAGAAAATTTATCGACAGAACATCGTAATGAGAAAACAATGAATCTGGATGAAATGAGTATAAAAGAAGTGTTGCAAAGTATGAATGAAGAAGATCGAACTGTTGCGTTAGCAGTTGAAAAAGAGATAGAACAAATTGAAAAGGTTGTACAGACTGTTATTAAATCTTTTGAAGAAGAGGGACGTTTAATTTACATTGGTGCTGGTACGAGTGGTCGTTTAGGTATTCTAGATGCAGTGGAATGTCCGCCGACATTTGGCACGGATGATAAAATGGTGCAAGGATATATAGCAGGTGGGTTGAAAGCGTTTACTAAAGCGGTGGAAGGTGCCGAAGATCGCGAAGAGTTAGCAGAAGAAGATTTAAAAAGTATTGGATTAAATGAGAAAGATACAGTGATTGGAATTGCTGCAAGTGGCAGAACTCCTTACGTAATTGGCGGCTTGAAATACGCACAGAGCGTAGGAGCGAGTACAGCGAGTATTTCTTGTAATAAAAATGCTGAAATAAGTAAATATGCAAAGTTAAATGTAGAAGTAGAGACAGGTGCAGAAATATTAACAGGATCAACGCGTTTAAAAGCTGGTACAGCACAAAAATTAGTGCTGAATATGATTTCAACAGCTTCGATGATTGGTGTAGGAAAAGTATATAAAAACTTAATGGTAGATGTTCAATCCACAAATGAAAAGTTAGTAGAACGGTCAAAACGAATTATTATGGAAGCAACAGGCGCTAGTTATGAAGTAGCGGCAGAGTATTATGAAAAGGCAGAACGTAACGTAAAAGCTGCCATTGTTATGGTGTTGTTGCAGTGTGAGTATGGGGAAGCACTGGAGAAACTAAAATACGCAAAAGGGTTTGTGAAGAAAGCACTATAA
- a CDS encoding PTS transporter subunit EIIC → MKKEERMAKEISEQLGGIKNIRSIAHCMTRLRLTLHDESKVNMDLLKKVEGVMGVIEDETLQVVVGPGTVNKVAAEMEGLTGLRIGEVADHHLEDIGQEMKSEIKKKNNTPVKNFLRKIGSIFIPLIPGLVASGIINGVANFAKNAGADPNATWLQMLLLIGGGIFTFLGILVGWNTAKEFGGTPVLGAIAGILIFNPAMANVKLFGEALVPGRGGLFAVIFAAWLMVVVERQVRKAVPNAVDIIVTPLITVLVVSIVTMLAIQPLAGFLSDGITSGINAILNIGGAFAGAVLAGTFLPLVMVGLHHGLTPIHMEFINQTHVTPLLPVLAMAGAGQVGAAIAIYVKTKNKRLRNVIKGGLPVGFLGIGEPLLYGVTLPLGKPFITACLGAAVGGAFQAVMQTASLGIGVSGLSLIPLIADNKYLLYFLGLVIAYTFGFIFTYFFGFKEEMAENI, encoded by the coding sequence ATGAAGAAAGAAGAGAGAATGGCCAAGGAAATTTCGGAGCAACTTGGGGGAATAAAAAATATTCGTAGTATTGCTCATTGTATGACGAGACTACGTTTAACGCTTCATGATGAAAGTAAAGTAAATATGGACCTTTTGAAAAAAGTTGAAGGCGTTATGGGTGTTATAGAAGATGAGACGCTTCAAGTTGTCGTTGGTCCAGGAACAGTAAATAAAGTAGCAGCTGAAATGGAAGGTTTGACAGGACTACGAATTGGTGAGGTAGCAGATCATCACCTTGAAGATATTGGGCAAGAGATGAAATCAGAGATTAAGAAGAAAAATAATACACCGGTGAAAAACTTTTTACGAAAAATAGGAAGTATTTTCATCCCATTAATTCCGGGGCTTGTTGCGTCAGGAATTATAAACGGGGTTGCTAACTTTGCGAAAAATGCTGGTGCTGATCCAAATGCAACGTGGTTACAAATGTTACTACTCATTGGCGGCGGTATCTTTACATTCTTAGGAATTTTAGTCGGCTGGAATACAGCGAAAGAATTTGGCGGGACACCGGTTCTTGGGGCAATTGCTGGTATTTTAATTTTCAACCCGGCGATGGCAAACGTAAAATTGTTTGGTGAAGCATTAGTGCCCGGACGGGGCGGATTGTTTGCAGTTATTTTTGCAGCATGGCTTATGGTTGTAGTGGAAAGACAAGTTCGAAAAGCAGTGCCAAATGCAGTTGATATTATCGTGACACCACTCATTACTGTATTAGTTGTAAGTATCGTAACGATGTTAGCCATTCAGCCATTAGCAGGTTTCTTATCAGATGGTATTACGAGCGGAATTAATGCTATTTTAAATATTGGCGGAGCATTTGCTGGCGCAGTACTTGCGGGAACATTTTTACCTCTCGTTATGGTCGGATTGCATCACGGTTTAACACCAATTCATATGGAATTTATTAATCAAACACACGTAACACCTTTATTACCAGTGCTCGCAATGGCTGGTGCTGGCCAAGTGGGCGCAGCAATTGCGATTTATGTGAAAACAAAAAACAAACGACTTCGAAATGTAATTAAAGGTGGATTGCCAGTTGGCTTTTTAGGAATTGGTGAGCCGTTATTATACGGGGTTACATTACCACTTGGGAAACCGTTTATTACTGCTTGTTTAGGAGCGGCTGTCGGTGGTGCATTCCAAGCAGTTATGCAAACGGCTTCACTTGGAATTGGCGTATCAGGGCTATCTTTAATTCCGTTAATTGCTGACAATAAATATTTACTATATTTCTTAGGTTTAGTAATTGCATATACTTTCGGATTTATCTTTACGTACTTCTTCGGATTTAAAGAAGAAATGGCAGAAAACATATAG
- a CDS encoding DUF871 domain-containing protein codes for MIGVSIYLSKERVEKQEEWLKVAKENGFLSIFTSLHIPEDDPGTYKELIQILGKQALENEMELMVDVSPKSLHHLGLTYENVEELLDWGITGLRMDYGIAPKEIASVSHKMKVALNASTITKPFWKELLTEHIRVENVEALHNFYPRPETGLAKSFLQKQNQYLQECGIKTMAFIPGDAEKRGPLYEGLPTLEKHRNMRPLEAYLELVQDCGVDKVLIGDISASLESMQEVASASRGIIPLRYKSFITDKEVLKVVEQVHTNRLDPARDVIRSVESREGNRVVLQPMHTIVRKKGSITIDNELYGRYAGEMQVATHDLPVDEKVNVVGMVVEEDVSLLPYIGAGKMFQLFLCDRIKA; via the coding sequence ATGATCGGAGTTTCCATTTATCTTTCAAAAGAACGAGTAGAGAAACAAGAAGAGTGGCTAAAAGTGGCGAAGGAAAATGGATTTTTGTCTATTTTTACATCACTTCATATACCAGAGGATGATCCTGGTACGTATAAAGAGTTAATTCAGATACTTGGGAAGCAGGCTCTTGAAAATGAAATGGAGTTAATGGTTGATGTTTCTCCAAAATCGTTACATCATTTAGGGCTAACATATGAAAATGTGGAAGAACTATTGGACTGGGGCATTACCGGTTTAAGAATGGATTACGGCATTGCGCCAAAAGAAATTGCAAGCGTATCTCATAAGATGAAAGTAGCTTTAAATGCGAGTACGATTACAAAGCCATTTTGGAAAGAGTTACTTACAGAACATATACGAGTAGAGAATGTAGAAGCGTTGCATAATTTTTACCCACGTCCAGAGACAGGACTAGCAAAGTCCTTCTTACAAAAACAAAATCAATATTTACAGGAGTGCGGAATAAAAACGATGGCATTTATTCCAGGAGACGCGGAAAAACGTGGTCCGTTATATGAAGGGTTACCAACGTTAGAAAAACATCGCAATATGCGCCCGCTTGAAGCGTACTTAGAACTTGTTCAAGATTGTGGTGTTGATAAAGTATTGATTGGAGATATAAGCGCAAGTTTGGAAAGTATGCAAGAAGTAGCTAGTGCGAGTAGGGGGATTATTCCATTGCGTTACAAATCATTTATAACTGATAAAGAAGTATTAAAAGTGGTGGAGCAAGTGCATACAAATAGACTAGATCCGGCTCGTGATGTTATTCGATCTGTAGAATCAAGGGAAGGAAATAGAGTGGTTTTACAGCCGATGCATACAATTGTAAGAAAGAAAGGCAGCATTACAATTGATAATGAATTGTACGGTAGATATGCAGGGGAGATGCAAGTTGCTACACATGATTTACCTGTAGATGAGAAAGTGAATGTTGTGGGAATGGTTGTGGAAGAGGACGTGTCTTTACTGCCTTATATTGGCGCTGGAAAAATGTTTCAACTTTTTCTATGCGATAGAATAAAAGCTTGA
- a CDS encoding DoxX family protein: protein MNQYIGNLIIRIVLGVTFFAHGLAKFQSGIDNVAGWFTSIGLPGGLAYGVATVELVGGILLIIGLGVRYVGLLFALILAGAIVKVNGAAGLLGDGKNPGYELDLALLSMGAYLFVVKAEGYVDRFLKEKVMKTK from the coding sequence ATGAATCAATATATTGGGAATTTAATTATTCGTATCGTGTTAGGAGTTACGTTCTTTGCACACGGTTTAGCAAAGTTTCAATCAGGTATCGATAATGTAGCAGGATGGTTTACAAGCATCGGTTTACCAGGTGGCCTTGCATACGGCGTAGCAACTGTAGAATTAGTTGGTGGTATATTATTAATTATCGGTTTAGGTGTACGATATGTAGGATTGTTATTCGCTCTTATTTTAGCTGGAGCTATCGTAAAGGTAAATGGAGCAGCAGGTTTATTAGGAGATGGAAAGAATCCAGGATATGAATTAGATCTTGCATTATTATCAATGGGTGCGTATTTATTCGTAGTAAAAGCAGAAGGATATGTAGATCGTTTCTTAAAAGAGAAAGTAATGAAAACGAAGTAA
- a CDS encoding nuclear transport factor 2 family protein: MPKSNLEIIQSTYEGSASSNAKHLAEAFSEKVEWTEAEGFPYGGTYKGVEAIMENVFSRLGSDWDDYKASVNTYHEVDGKDVIIAEGMYSGVYKETGKSFEAEFVHVWQLEDGKIVKFKQYVDSHIVREAMKS; this comes from the coding sequence ATGCCTAAATCAAATTTAGAAATTATTCAAAGCACGTATGAAGGATCAGCTTCTTCGAATGCAAAGCATTTAGCAGAAGCCTTCTCTGAAAAAGTGGAATGGACAGAGGCAGAAGGTTTCCCATACGGCGGAACATATAAAGGCGTAGAAGCTATAATGGAAAATGTATTTAGCCGTTTAGGATCAGACTGGGATGATTATAAAGCAAGTGTAAATACATATCATGAGGTAGACGGAAAAGATGTAATTATTGCAGAAGGTATGTATTCTGGAGTTTATAAAGAAACAGGAAAATCATTTGAAGCAGAATTTGTTCATGTATGGCAGCTTGAAGATGGAAAAATCGTGAAGTTTAAGCAATATGTAGATAGTCATATTGTTAGGGAAGCGATGAAGAGCTAA
- a CDS encoding PRK06770 family protein codes for MLFKWIVGICITIMVIISSIVGGKKLLAYVEKENTNIQTERAANEKEKKAAEEAPQISEGEIISTMHKMVHQKVKSSEKWGFVEMTKKEISNVKRDIENSTGFQYKMKLFSIINRWEKGDFSQTVEEHNFLWSLQGGDTGKATERLSPEEEKQYIKEMKSK; via the coding sequence ATGCTTTTTAAATGGATTGTAGGTATATGTATTACCATTATGGTAATCATCTCTTCTATAGTTGGCGGAAAGAAATTGCTTGCATATGTGGAAAAAGAAAATACAAATATTCAAACCGAGCGAGCGGCAAACGAAAAAGAGAAAAAAGCTGCAGAAGAAGCCCCGCAAATTAGTGAAGGTGAAATTATTTCTACCATGCATAAAATGGTGCACCAAAAGGTAAAATCCTCTGAAAAATGGGGATTTGTAGAGATGACAAAAAAGGAAATTTCTAATGTAAAAAGAGATATTGAAAATAGTACAGGTTTTCAATATAAAATGAAGTTATTTTCTATTATAAATAGATGGGAAAAAGGAGATTTTTCTCAAACTGTTGAGGAGCATAACTTTTTATGGAGCCTTCAAGGTGGAGATACTGGCAAGGCGACGGAACGTTTATCGCCAGAAGAGGAAAAGCAGTATATAAAAGAAATGAAGAGTAAATAA
- a CDS encoding DMT family transporter: protein MPYFYVFLLLLTSLLWGGNFVVGKSLVDHASPMTLTNLRWMIAIVCLLPMVWFKEKKILPPRTAILPLILMGISGVALFNIFQFLALEKTSATNVGLISTLNAISIALFSVLFLKEKVNTLQILSMILSFFGVILVLLKGDFSLLFSLHFNSGDLWMIAAVCIWGIYSVCSKWATKTTTPLMATLYSGIFGVILLLPFNIGSFTVSNINTSFITSLLYTGLISTVLCMVFWNIGVQKLGATTSGIFLNFNPIFTAILAFIFLGEELTWIQILGTIVVVTGCYLFSHFKTVAVQPVRPLMRKHP from the coding sequence ATGCCTTATTTTTACGTCTTTTTACTATTACTAACGAGCTTATTATGGGGAGGAAATTTCGTCGTTGGAAAATCACTCGTCGATCATGCATCGCCGATGACACTGACAAATTTAAGATGGATGATTGCGATTGTTTGTTTATTACCAATGGTATGGTTTAAAGAAAAGAAAATCCTTCCACCACGTACCGCAATACTTCCGTTAATATTGATGGGAATTTCAGGGGTCGCTCTTTTTAACATCTTTCAATTTTTAGCATTAGAAAAAACATCCGCTACGAATGTAGGTCTTATCTCTACTTTGAATGCAATTTCAATTGCATTATTTTCAGTATTATTTCTAAAAGAAAAAGTAAATACACTTCAAATCCTATCCATGATTCTTTCATTCTTCGGGGTTATCCTCGTCCTATTAAAAGGTGATTTCTCGCTTTTATTTTCACTACATTTTAATAGTGGCGATTTATGGATGATTGCAGCAGTTTGTATTTGGGGAATCTATTCTGTTTGTAGTAAATGGGCAACAAAAACAACTACACCACTTATGGCAACGTTGTACTCTGGTATTTTCGGCGTTATTTTATTACTACCGTTTAACATAGGTAGCTTCACTGTTTCAAATATAAATACTTCTTTCATCACATCACTTTTATATACTGGGCTTATTTCGACAGTTCTTTGTATGGTATTTTGGAATATTGGCGTACAAAAATTAGGCGCAACTACATCAGGTATTTTTCTAAACTTCAATCCAATTTTCACAGCCATTTTAGCATTCATATTCCTCGGAGAAGAATTAACGTGGATACAAATTTTAGGAACAATTGTCGTTGTAACAGGATGTTATTTATTTTCTCATTTCAAAACTGTCGCTGTTCAGCCTGTTAGACCTTTAATGCGAAAACATCCTTAA
- a CDS encoding Lrp/AsnC family transcriptional regulator produces MESSVIKVLDDLDVQILDILQKESQVSNAELARRVNLSPAAMHARIKRLDGEGFIDKQVAILNQEKLGFDLLCFIFMSTNIHQFDKLEVLEKELESMPEVLECHCLTGEYDYLLKVANRDRKELEQFIRKLNKLGITRIQTSLALREIKYSTVLPIRNEEPSID; encoded by the coding sequence ATGGAGTCGTCTGTTATTAAAGTGTTGGATGATTTGGATGTACAAATTTTAGATATATTGCAGAAGGAGTCACAAGTAAGTAATGCAGAGCTGGCACGTCGCGTTAATTTATCACCGGCTGCGATGCATGCAAGAATAAAAAGATTGGATGGGGAAGGTTTCATCGATAAGCAAGTCGCGATTTTAAATCAAGAAAAGCTTGGGTTTGATTTATTATGTTTTATTTTTATGAGTACGAATATTCATCAATTTGACAAGTTGGAAGTGTTGGAGAAAGAATTAGAATCGATGCCGGAAGTGTTAGAATGTCACTGTTTAACAGGAGAGTACGATTATTTATTAAAGGTTGCAAATCGTGATCGTAAAGAACTAGAGCAGTTTATTAGAAAGCTGAATAAGCTTGGTATTACAAGGATACAGACAAGTTTAGCACTTCGTGAAATTAAATATTCGACAGTATTGCCGATACGAAATGAGGAACCGAGCATCGATTAG
- a CDS encoding N-acetyltransferase: MKICNAVTSDVKEIYSLIEVYAKEGVVLPRSLLSLYQYLQCLYVMKEDEKIVGVAGLHVLGEDLAEIRSLVVSHTYAGKGIGRMLVNHVINEAAKIKVNRVISLTYETEFFQKCGFDFVNREALPEKVWIDCRHCPKVDYCDEVAMVRYVG; encoded by the coding sequence ATGAAAATCTGTAATGCGGTGACGAGTGATGTGAAAGAAATTTATAGTCTTATTGAGGTTTATGCAAAAGAGGGAGTTGTTTTACCGCGATCTCTTTTGTCTCTTTATCAATATTTGCAATGTTTATATGTTATGAAAGAGGACGAGAAAATTGTTGGAGTTGCTGGATTGCATGTATTGGGGGAAGATCTTGCAGAAATACGATCGTTAGTAGTTTCGCATACATATGCAGGAAAAGGGATAGGGCGTATGTTAGTGAACCATGTAATAAATGAAGCAGCGAAAATAAAAGTGAATAGAGTCATTTCTTTAACATATGAAACGGAATTTTTTCAAAAGTGCGGGTTTGATTTTGTGAATAGAGAGGCGTTACCAGAGAAAGTATGGATTGATTGTAGACATTGTCCAAAGGTTGATTATTGTGATGAAGTGGCGATGGTTCGGTATGTTGGGTGA
- a CDS encoding SDR family NAD(P)-dependent oxidoreductase — protein sequence MKYTVITGASSGIGYEAALAFASRGKNLVLVARRQEELNGLKLKINEMHPELDVVIRKTDLSVTEDVYKLYESLQAFQIETWINNAGFGNFASIAEQNLNKIETMLHVNIEALTILSSLFVRDYSMVDGTQLINVSSGGGYTIVADAVTYCATKFYVSAFTEGLSHELKEQGAKLQAKVLAPAATETEFAKRSFDIDEFQYDNVVPKFHTAKQMAQFMLDLYDNDKVVGLVDGSTYNYELKNPIFNFAVRKTNSSS from the coding sequence ATGAAATACACGGTTATTACTGGCGCAAGTTCCGGAATTGGTTATGAAGCAGCTTTAGCATTTGCATCTCGCGGAAAAAATTTAGTACTTGTAGCTCGAAGACAAGAAGAATTAAACGGATTAAAATTGAAAATTAACGAAATGCATCCTGAGTTGGATGTTGTCATTCGAAAAACTGATTTATCTGTGACTGAAGATGTTTATAAACTTTATGAAAGCCTACAAGCTTTTCAAATTGAAACGTGGATTAACAACGCAGGTTTTGGTAATTTCGCCTCAATTGCTGAACAAAATTTAAATAAAATAGAGACGATGTTGCATGTCAATATAGAAGCACTAACAATACTCTCTTCTCTTTTCGTTCGAGATTATTCAATGGTTGATGGAACACAGCTTATTAACGTTTCATCTGGCGGCGGATACACGATTGTTGCTGATGCTGTTACGTATTGCGCTACGAAATTTTATGTAAGTGCCTTTACAGAAGGGCTGTCTCACGAACTGAAAGAACAAGGCGCAAAACTGCAAGCAAAAGTTTTAGCTCCTGCTGCAACTGAAACAGAATTTGCGAAACGTTCATTTGATATTGATGAATTCCAATACGATAATGTTGTACCAAAATTCCACACTGCAAAACAAATGGCACAATTTATGCTCGATCTTTATGATAATGATAAAGTTGTAGGGCTTGTCGATGGTTCTACTTATAACTATGAGCTTAAAAATCCCATTTTTAATTTTGCAGTACGAAAAACGAATTCAAGTTCTTAA
- a CDS encoding MerR family transcriptional regulator — protein sequence MYTISEVAKLLGVSTHTLRYYEKESILIANRDTNGNRLYEESHIKWLQFVMKLKQTQMPIAKIREYARLYTEGEHTTEARLQLLEDHRKSIQIQRENLEVTEKMLENKISAYKGSLENK from the coding sequence ATGTACACAATTAGCGAGGTAGCAAAATTATTAGGAGTGAGCACACATACACTACGCTATTATGAAAAGGAAAGTATATTAATTGCAAATCGTGATACAAATGGAAATCGACTTTACGAAGAGTCACATATAAAGTGGTTGCAGTTTGTAATGAAATTAAAACAAACGCAAATGCCAATAGCGAAAATAAGAGAATACGCTAGACTATATACAGAAGGGGAGCATACAACAGAAGCTCGTTTACAGCTTCTAGAAGATCATAGGAAATCTATTCAGATTCAAAGAGAAAACTTAGAAGTTACAGAGAAGATGCTCGAGAATAAAATTAGTGCATACAAAGGCTCATTGGAAAATAAATAG
- a CDS encoding DMT family transporter: MKNRAWLYVILTCIFEIFWVFGFNTANTWWHWIIILGVIAVDFHFLSKACEHLATGTVYAIFAGAGTVGTFLMDVFLFGGSFSAGKLFFILMVVAGVIGLKLADNKEETVEGVA, translated from the coding sequence ATGAAAAATAGAGCTTGGTTATATGTCATATTAACATGTATCTTTGAAATTTTTTGGGTGTTTGGTTTTAATACGGCTAATACTTGGTGGCATTGGATTATTATTTTAGGAGTTATCGCTGTTGATTTTCACTTCCTTTCTAAAGCGTGTGAACATCTTGCAACAGGAACTGTATATGCTATTTTCGCTGGAGCTGGTACGGTAGGTACTTTCTTAATGGATGTATTTCTTTTCGGTGGAAGTTTCAGCGCAGGCAAACTATTCTTCATTCTTATGGTAGTAGCCGGCGTTATCGGTTTAAAGTTAGCTGACAATAAAGAAGAAACTGTGGAAGGAGTTGCTTAA
- a CDS encoding DMT family transporter encodes MGWFFVFCAAISEIVGVIGLKMYSKDKTLANGAIYIGGFATSFAFLYTSFLFLQVSVAYAVWIGIGTAGAVLLNMFLFGESKSKARIISVFLIVCGVTGLKALS; translated from the coding sequence ATGGGTTGGTTTTTCGTATTTTGTGCTGCAATTAGTGAAATAGTCGGTGTGATAGGACTTAAAATGTATAGTAAAGATAAGACATTAGCCAATGGTGCGATTTATATAGGTGGGTTTGCTACATCCTTCGCATTTTTGTATACTTCCTTCTTATTTTTACAAGTAAGTGTCGCATATGCGGTTTGGATTGGTATCGGAACAGCAGGTGCAGTTTTGTTAAACATGTTCTTGTTTGGTGAGTCGAAAAGTAAAGCGCGTATCATTAGTGTGTTTCTTATTGTATGTGGAGTGACAGGATTAAAGGCACTTTCTTAA
- a CDS encoding TetR family transcriptional regulator, translating into MMNKKEKIVYAAIEVFQEKGVEKTKISDIVKLAGIAQGTFYLYFPSKLSVMPAIAEVMVEKMILAVKEKVQKDVPFSNKVAQVIDAVFHFIEEYREIQALMYAGLASTEHIKEWEAVYEPLYMWLSEFLSGAKEAGEIRDSVHAERTAKLFIALVESAAEQVYLYDHKDDEQVELQKAEVLDFLTHALHIKK; encoded by the coding sequence ATGATGAATAAAAAAGAGAAAATTGTCTATGCAGCTATTGAAGTGTTTCAGGAAAAGGGCGTCGAAAAAACGAAGATTTCTGATATCGTGAAATTAGCTGGCATTGCGCAAGGAACTTTCTATTTATATTTTCCTTCTAAGCTATCTGTTATGCCTGCAATAGCAGAAGTGATGGTTGAAAAGATGATACTTGCAGTGAAAGAAAAAGTACAAAAAGATGTACCTTTTTCAAATAAAGTGGCACAAGTAATCGATGCGGTGTTTCACTTTATAGAGGAATATCGTGAAATACAAGCTTTAATGTATGCAGGTCTTGCATCTACGGAACATATAAAAGAATGGGAAGCTGTGTATGAGCCTCTTTATATGTGGCTAAGTGAATTTTTAAGTGGGGCGAAAGAAGCCGGTGAAATTCGTGATTCAGTTCACGCAGAGCGAACAGCGAAGTTATTTATTGCTCTTGTTGAATCAGCAGCGGAACAAGTTTATTTATATGATCATAAAGATGATGAGCAGGTCGAGCTACAAAAGGCAGAAGTACTAGATTTTTTAACACATGCACTACATATAAAGAAATAG
- a CDS encoding MFS transporter: MKKPIKEQKMVLVILLSNIFIAFLGIGLIIPVMPSFMNDMGLTGKTMGYLVAVFAMAQLITSPITGRWVDLYGRKKMIIIGLFIFGVSELLFGLGKDVWMLYVARVLGGISAAFIMPGVTAYVADITSIQERPKAMGYLSAAISTGFIIGPGIGGFIAEYGIRVPFFVAAVIAFIACVISIFILKEPLTKEELAEISSNTKESSFIGDLKKSLHPMYAIAFIIVFVLAFGLSAYETVFSLFSDHKFGFSPKDIAAIITISSIFGVVVQVFMFGKLVDMFGEKVLIQICLIVGAVLAFVSTVVFNYWIVLLVTCFIFLAFDLLRPALTTFLSKAAGKEQGFVAGMNSTYTSLGNIAGPAMGGILFDMNIHYPYAFSGVVLIVGLGITFMWREKQLAESFAK, from the coding sequence GTGAAGAAACCGATAAAAGAACAAAAGATGGTATTGGTCATTCTTTTGAGTAATATATTTATCGCTTTTTTAGGGATTGGATTAATCATTCCGGTTATGCCGTCCTTTATGAATGATATGGGTTTAACAGGGAAGACGATGGGATATCTCGTTGCAGTGTTTGCAATGGCCCAGCTCATTACTTCACCTATTACAGGCCGATGGGTTGACCTTTACGGTAGGAAGAAAATGATCATCATTGGATTATTTATTTTTGGTGTTTCAGAACTTCTTTTTGGATTAGGAAAAGATGTATGGATGCTTTATGTAGCAAGGGTATTAGGCGGAATTAGTGCTGCGTTTATTATGCCTGGTGTTACGGCATATGTTGCGGATATTACATCTATTCAGGAACGTCCAAAGGCGATGGGATACTTATCTGCGGCTATTAGTACTGGATTCATTATAGGGCCTGGAATCGGCGGATTTATTGCAGAATACGGTATACGTGTGCCGTTTTTCGTTGCAGCAGTAATTGCTTTTATAGCATGTGTGATTTCGATCTTTATTTTAAAAGAACCGTTAACGAAAGAAGAACTTGCAGAGATTTCTTCTAATACGAAAGAATCAAGTTTTATTGGTGATTTAAAGAAATCATTACATCCAATGTATGCAATTGCATTTATTATTGTATTTGTACTCGCATTCGGATTATCAGCGTATGAAACAGTGTTTAGCTTGTTCTCTGATCATAAATTTGGTTTCTCGCCGAAAGATATTGCAGCGATTATTACAATTAGTTCAATCTTTGGGGTAGTTGTACAGGTATTTATGTTTGGCAAATTGGTAGACATGTTCGGTGAGAAAGTATTAATCCAAATATGTTTAATTGTAGGGGCAGTATTAGCATTCGTCTCGACTGTAGTCTTTAATTATTGGATTGTACTTCTCGTTACTTGCTTCATTTTCTTAGCATTTGATTTACTTCGTCCAGCTTTAACGACGTTTTTATCAAAAGCAGCTGGAAAAGAGCAAGGATTCGTTGCTGGTATGAACTCGACTTATACGAGTTTAGGAAATATCGCAGGACCAGCGATGGGCGGAATATTATTTGATATGAATATTCATTATCCATATGCATTTTCAGGCGTTGTTTTAATAGTTGGTCTCGGCATTACATTTATGTGGAGAGAGAAACAGTTGGCTGAAAGTTTTGCGAAGTAA
- a CDS encoding winged helix-turn-helix transcriptional regulator — MNDINPVELTKGLPGIPCPIAKTLDVISTKWTFLIIRDLLIEGTLRFSDLQKSMDGISPKTLSLRLKELESQGIITRKVYPEVPPRVEYTLTDKGKQLEGIFIELKRFGLSL, encoded by the coding sequence ATGAACGATATAAATCCAGTTGAATTAACGAAAGGTTTACCTGGCATACCTTGTCCCATCGCTAAAACGCTTGATGTAATTAGTACAAAATGGACGTTTTTAATCATTCGTGATCTTCTTATCGAAGGAACATTACGCTTTAGTGATTTACAAAAATCAATGGATGGTATTAGTCCAAAAACATTATCGCTTCGACTAAAAGAATTAGAGTCTCAAGGCATTATAACGAGAAAAGTATATCCAGAAGTTCCGCCTCGTGTAGAGTACACATTAACGGATAAAGGAAAGCAATTAGAGGGGATTTTTATTGAATTAAAACGGTTTGGGTTAAGTTTATAA